The DNA window ATAATCTCACTGCAAGAAAACAGAGAGtaaatattctttccttttcctgggtATAGTTTATttgttcagaaagagaaaaagtcctGTAAATAGGTATTAAACACATAACACAAGCCATGTATTgacatgagaaaactgaggctgccTTCTGCATGGTCCAAGTGGGTAAATGTGAAGGATGGATGCCAAGGAACCAATTTCTCTTTCACATTACAAATAaaacatgagaaacactggctgtAGGATGAGACACATTTCTTGACTTAAACTTAGCCATTTCACCAGAGCTCTCTAGTTCCACACggatatcttttcaaaatataagccggccagacagaaaagagaagactcttgaaatccACGCAAAACACATCTAGCAGTGGTTAGCTTACCTTGTTTGGCCCATCCGGATAAATCTCCATGACCAGGATGAACAAAACCATCTATGTCTGTAGACAGCTCTTTATAAATGTTTTCCAAACTGAAAAcaagtcaaaagaaaaacaaaaaccccacaaTCTTAAGTACCATTCTGAAAGTTTAGGACCCGCCAGCACACACGCAAATTACGGCCTGCAAAGCCAGCCCTCGGGGCTGCCCTCCCTTCTTTCCAACAGGCACGCCTGCCGAACCCCTTTACTTCGGTCACTACTAGTGCTTAGGGAAGAGAactttggaaaacccagcaaagTAGCCCAGGACTTACCACCACCCTCAAGCGATGGTTTTAAAGTTTATATCTTTAATAAGTTTAGTATATTTACAAATGATACATGAAATCCTCCAAAGCAGGGGTTCTTGACCAGAGGTGATTTCTGCACTCCGGGGGACTTCTGGAAATGTCTGAAGACACTTTCTATCATCACAAGTAGGGGGCAGTACTGCTGGCCAGGGGTGCTGCTGAGTCCCTACAGGGCAGGCCCAGCCtgcacagcaaagacccagccccAAATGTCAGCAGTGCCGAGATGAGAAACCCCGCTGCAAAGGCGAGTGGAGGTCCCACACACAGGCGCACCTGCGGCCTGCAACGCACGCATCTGAAAGCAGTCACGACTGGAGCCACCAGCACAGCCTGCCTACCTGGGCGGGGGCGGCACGGGTCTCTGAACACTGAAGCAGAGCCCATGAGCTTGATTGGGTCCGTGATATGGATCCTGTCCCAAGATGACGACCTTCACCTGTGAACACCAGACGGCGAGGATCACACGGCGCAGTACCAGCAGTGCGAACGGACACCTGGCTGCTGCTAACTTACAACGGTACACTGCGAGGGCAAGGGCAGTCCCCCGCCCGATCCCACTCAGGGTCCccggaagggaggagggggaccTGGCACTGTGGCTTTGCATTACCAAGTTCTCCTTCCCTCAGTCACCTGCTGCAACGCCCCTTCCCTTCTCCGCCCCGAATGTGTGAAACAACCGGGGATCAACTTTGCTTCCATTCCCTTCGTTTTTCAAATTACAAAAGGAGTTACGCCCGTGTCACAGGATGACCATCCAGAAACAGACCAAGTGGTCACTTCCACCCCATCTTGATCCAACTGTTTATAATCACCCATCTAATGAGGGCCACTGGACTCCACTCTACAGTCTTTGTGTTTCTCATGTGATACGTTGTGATCCTCCTTTAAGTCAATGGAGCTCAATCACTAACGAGCAGTCAGTTGGTTTCCCAATTTTTTCCCTTACAAAAGACAATGAGGTAAACATCCTACTATATGCATCTTTACATACTGTTGctgtttttggccatgccgtgTGGCATGCAGATCTTATTaacagttccctgaccagggatggaacctgtgccctctgtatTGGAAgtgaggagtcctaaccacaggatgccaggaaagtcccactgttgcttttatttctatggaACAGATTCAGAAGAGTGGAGTTGCTGGTCAGAGgatgtgtatttaaaattttcagacaTATGCCAGATAGCTTTTcgacaaattaaaagaaattcccATCCCCCACCAGCTGCATTATGAAAGTGCCTGTTCCCCTGGACAGGTACACCGAGGAAATACTGTGGGTTTGATTCCAGATCTTCTCATTAAGTGAATATGGCAATAAAACAAGTCATGTAAATGTTCTGGTTCCCGAACTGTCCAACTGCATGAGGTCAAAAAAAAAGCATAGTTCGTATTACTTTAtggctaaaaaatgctaaccatcatttgACAGTGAAAGCTTGCAACAAAACTTCAATTTATAAAAACCGCAGTtatctgtgaagtgcaataaaacgAGGTCTGCCTGTGTCCTCTTAAAGGGATGGCCCCAGAGGAGACTGAGGTCATTGTCAAGGTCGGTGTTAACATACTACTAGGCCTTTTGATGGATGCCCACCCACCTCTCTTCATACCCACACTTCTCTCAAGttccttcttaaaatcttcttccACAGCTGAAGTACACTTTATCCGAGAGTCCAGACTGGACCGGCCGCTTTCATGGACCTCTCTGTCCCCCTGGTTGGAACCTACGTAGGCCCTGGCATATTCTTGAAGAAACCCATCCAGCAGCAAAGCTTTCCCGTTCTGGTCCTAGATAAGGGCCTCGGCAGAGCCAGGTAACATCCCAGCCCTCCAAATGCTCACGGGCAAAGAAACCCCCCGGCCATTGATTCTAAGaagtttcatgctcttttcttctttctttacagTATTACTCGCTGATATTCAAAACAGCACATACTTCGAACAAGGGGCAATCCAGCACTGAATTTAATAGGActtaagggttttttttaaactctataaACAAGGAGATATATTCAAAGTACTTgctctaaaatgaaaattaagaagtttgctgagttttaGGAGTGGCAACCTTATCATGATGGCTTCCTCAACAATTTCACTTCTCTTTAAGACACTTAAGTCATGGGATTCCCACTCTCAGCTTATAAAATCAGTAAGGAGAAAGGAGAACAAAAAATAGAACACCTCCAGCGCAAGCAGATACTGAAGGTTTAGAGGAAATCCACATCACAAAGGTAGTAGGGGACAGGCTTCCTTCCGGGAGGTGCCAGAGACGAATCTAGTTGGTTTTCAAAACACAAAAGTGAGGAGAGAGTCACCAACTGGTCCAGCTCCAAACCAGGAGAATGGGAGGTGGAGGTGAGGCTGGAAAGCAGGTGTGTCTGTATTCAGGCTCAGCTGTCAACTTGCCTTGAACTATGCAAACGCATCATCAAGCTTCTGAACAGGAGTCGGAGGCGACCAGAGCTCCCAATGAGCAGCCATTGTACACAACGAACTGAAGCAGAGAGATGTCTTTAACAGATACGTTCAGGCCAGAAGTCAGCTATAAGGCAGTGTGGTCACACAGAAAGAACACTGAGCTACCAGTCAAGGTGGAGTTGCTGGGAATCAGTTGAAAGACACTTAACTGCTTCCTGCCTCAGTCTTCCCACCACAATAATACCTCGCATGGGCATGGGGCCcatttcagaattaaaaataaaaaaacagaagtcCTAGCACATGCACATATGCAcaaacttctctttttttgttgcaTAAATGGCACACAGTCAAAGACAGCCTGCCAAACCTCACAATTTCAGTGTTATTTCTAAATTATGAATAGTGGTTTAACGCCACTGCCCCTAATTAAGAAATGCCATTTGAATCCTCCCGTTTTAGTAATTTTAGTACAAATTCATCCACAACCTGTACTTACATCTCTTATGTCACACATTTGGGTCCATGTGAAGACTTGGTGAGGGGGAGGGTAAACAgtgtaatgttttctttcttctgcaacAAATCCCATAAGCTGATGGAAAGATAAACTAGGTTTACAAACCAAATTCTCACAGGAAAGCCTAAGAATTCAATAAGAAAGTTTCAATTGGAAGAACTATTACCTAAACCTTTTCCAAGTCTTATACCCAAATTCTGCTGGGAAAATCCGAAACAGTCCCCGCACCCCACCGACCTTTCAATTCCCTCGGGCTTTCTTTGGGCTGGGTCCAAGCTGATTGGCTCTGCGGCCCTGATTTCCGGCGGGTGCAAACcgctccctcttttttttttttttaaacccagatTTTAGTCTGTGGAGTTTGTGATTTCACTTCGCCACTCTCCTTGAGAGCAGACTAAGTAACTAAACGGGTTAGTAGAAGCCGTGATAGTTATCACAACATCGTAGGGCAACcacactccaatttaaaaaaaaaaacccagcgcagtcaaaaataaataaaaataaatgttaaaatatcaaaataggagtgacttaaaaaattttttttaattattttaaaagaagctaTGATATCTCACAGCCTTTTAAAAACCTTAAACTGCAGATTGAAAACACCTTGACTGTATTTTACCCCCTGAGCATGAAAAGAACGTCgaaggagggaaaggaggaaCCACGAAAGCAATCTCGTACAACCGTAGGCTTGGCCCGCTCTATGCACAAGATACCCGCAGCCTCCAAGTTTACCTTTATGAAGTATGGCTTCCCAAACTCCCCGCTGAGGTGCTTCTTCCAACTCTCACCAAAACCCACCGGCACGTTACGCGCCGCGAGTCTGAGCAGCGCGGCCGCCTTGTTCCTCTGGATGCGGATCAACTGCTCCGGGCTCAGCGGCGAAGAGGGCGGCGTGCCGGGCTCCTCCGGCCCGGCCCGGGGCTTCTTGGCGGGGCTGGCCTGTAGGTAGTCCCCGCAGAGGcggctcagcagctgcagcggGCCTCTCCCGGACACCCGCAGCTTCCGCCCCCAACCCAACGGCCCCGGGCAAAGGACCCCCATTCGTGGGGGTTTTTAGCCCCGGGGACCCAAGGCTGATCCCGGTCAGGCACTAGCAGGCCGCGGCGCCCATTTTCGAGTTTGGTACCACAACAACACGGGAGCAGAAGGGTTTGCGAGGAAGACTCGCGGCGCCTCGCGAGGGGTTAGCTGGGAATGGGACTCGGGACGCCGACGCCCCGCCCCCTCGCGCCCCGCCACTGGCGCCCCACGCTGTCTTTTCGCGGCAAAAACCTTCCCCGCCGGGGCCCACCCCTTCCCTCCTCTGATTGGAGGGCGGGCCGGCCCCCTCGCCTCTGATTGGCGGCGTGGGCCCCGAGGCTCGCCCCCATTGGCTGGCCTCTCAGCATGGCCGCCGATGGGGCGCTAAGGCGGCTGTTTTGAACACGTGGAGGCGGCCCCCGTTCACCCAGTCAGATGCACATTCCCGCAACCCCCTCGGTCCGGGTCCCTCTCGCGGGGTCCGCCGCCCTCCTCACCCCCCTCACCCTTTTCGGCCTCCCTGAACTCTGGCCCCACGAGAGGTCCCCCCACTCCCAACCGCTCCTCACCGCCACATCCCCGCTCTGAGCTACGGCGGCCACGCCCCGGGCCCCCGGGTCGGCCGGCTCGGGGCTGCAGGCATTTCGCTTCCTGGCGGGGTTCGGGGAGAAGAAGGAGTAGAGCGTCTTCTGGCCGATCATCCCGAAGCCGAGGAAGAAGCCAACGCGCGCCAACCGGAGTCCCGCGAGTTTGGCGCCAGCCGAGGTGGTCAACAGTTGGCGCCAAGCGGCCCGCGCATGCTCCAAATGGGATTCTGGGCGGGGGGCGGTGGAGGCCCCAACGCGCATGTGTGGGAGGGGCTGCAAAGCGAGAACCCTGGGGCCTAGTGGGGCTTCAAATTGTGTTTGAAAAGGGCGGAGTTCCTTAGGTCGGTTCGCTTAGCTATTTGATTCTTTTATTCACTATTCTCAGCCATCGTCCCTCTGCCTTGGGCAAGTCTCTCCACCTTTCAGCCAGTAAAAAGAACTTAAAGTCCCGCGCCATAAGGTTGCAATGGGAGTGAAATTAGCATTCAaattaactatacctcaattttttattttaatggtttAAAAGAAACAGTCACGGAACATCCCCAGTTTGTCCCTCCTGTGGTCTTTACACCTTGCGGGCGCTGTCCCCCTGCCTGGAAAACTTTTAAGTCTCTACTCGACACGCGTCCTCTGAAGGGTCTTCCCCTGCCCCACTTTCTAGCCTGACACTATTTATAGCTTCATCCAAAATAATCTTActtagggacttccatggtggtccagtggttaggcctctgtgcttccactgcagggggtacaggttcgatccctcatcagggaagtAGGATTCCACATGGTGCACGCCCCCCCACCCCGAATGATCTTATTCTCTCCTTGCTTATTTCTGTCTCCAGccgttttaaattatttttaaaaataacataaaagccactttgaaaaacaatttggCCATTTTGTGTAAAGTAACACATACACTCGtctgtccttaggatttcccagccaagaatactgcagtgggttaccttctccagcggatcttccccacccaggaatcgaacccgcgtattttatgtctcctgcattggcaggcgggttatttaccatctagcgccacctgggaagcccatttaacacATAGACTTAACATGTGCCCCTTCAATCCCATTTCTATTAACCTGAGTGAAATTAGAATAGCTTGTACATGAATATAGTGACTATATCTGGATtttccccaaactggaaacaacccaaatgccctcAAGTGGCAAGTGGGTAACGGAACtgttgagagaaaataaaaaccggCGATAATGAAAGTTGACGTTTGTTTGGAGAACAGAAGCATCGTCTCACACATCCTCtcattatttaatcctcatggcATGGGTTTTGTAGTTCCCACTGTGCAGAGGAGGCAATTAAAGCCCAGAGATGTTAAAGGATTTGTAGGAATCACACAGCTTCAGTGGAGGAGACAAGAGGAAGTTACAAGGGTCTGATTGCAGAATTCGTACTCCTACCTATGACAATATGCTGGTGGCCCAGCTCCCTGTCGGGACACCAAATTAATCCCCAGGGAGAGATGCCATCAACCAGCAGCTCCCAAACGACTGGTGATCCCGCACAACTGCGAAACAAGTAACGACCCTGCACCACCGTGGTGCTTGCAACGCGCCCGGAGGGCCAACAGGTGGCGCCCGAACACCGCCCACGGCTTTGATTTGCAAATTTGCCTGGATTTTCTCCAGAGCGCCGCTGCAATCTACCCGGAAGCAGTTCTGTGGTCGGGGCGGGTAAATGTTTTCTCTTCCCCGCCAGCCATTCCTAGAGTGTCGACAGGAACTGCAGTTTAGCGGATGCTGAGATTTTAAAGAGAACCCTCGGTACCACCACCCCACGCACGTATTACAGTTCTTATTTTCTATCAGAGTTCGGCGTACTTGTTTATGACCACGTTTAACCGTTGTTAAACATTTAGAATCTGAATCATGTCCATTTCAAGATCCCAATACTTAGTCTGTTAATACTTGTGTGGGAGGGCCTGTCAGTTATCCACCCCAGTCCTTTGCAGGGTGGCAGGGGGAGAGAGACATGCTTTTCTGGGTGAATTTGGGCAAACCCCTGCTCCTCTCACCGTGTCACTGTCCCAGGTATAAAGTGAGGGATTGGATAGTAGTTTCCAGGTTTGCCAGTGGCATGCGAATTCCGCgggggcagggagaaggggagttatttcttaaaaattcctATTTTGGGGGGATGGGTGGCAGGCACGTGGGTTTTGCGAGCCAGGCAGCTGATTCTGACACCAACCCGGGTGTGGGAGACCCCTGACCAGATCACCTCTGAGGGATCCTTCCAGCCTTaacctcctctttcttcctttatagGACTTGgtgttaaacttttaaaatggaacCTTAAAAACAGGAGGAATGCCCCTGTGGGACCACTTTGCAGAGTAGATTTTGGTGTTTGGGACAGGCCCTGGACAATCTCTCTTGGCCTGGCCATCAGCTCCCAGGTCTTCCTGTTGTGGAGACAAG is part of the Bubalus kerabau isolate K-KA32 ecotype Philippines breed swamp buffalo chromosome 16, PCC_UOA_SB_1v2, whole genome shotgun sequence genome and encodes:
- the UNG gene encoding uracil-DNA glycosylase, with protein sequence MRVGASTAPRPESHLEHARAAWRQLLTTSAGAKLAGLRLARVGFFLGFGMIGQKTLYSFFSPNPARKRNACSPEPADPGARGVAAVAQSGDVAASPAKKPRAGPEEPGTPPSSPLSPEQLIRIQRNKAAALLRLAARNVPVGFGESWKKHLSGEFGKPYFIKLMGFVAEERKHYTVYPPPHQVFTWTQMCDIRDVKVVILGQDPYHGPNQAHGLCFSVQRPVPPPPSLENIYKELSTDIDGFVHPGHGDLSGWAKQGVLLLNAVLTVRAHQANSHKERGWEQFTDAVVSWLNQNAHGLVFLLWGSYAQKKGSAIDRKRHHVLQTAHPSPLSVYRGFFGCRHFSKTNELLQKSGKEPINWKDL